In Drosophila simulans strain w501 chromosome 3R, Prin_Dsim_3.1, whole genome shotgun sequence, a single window of DNA contains:
- the LOC6728109 gene encoding uncharacterized protein LOC6728109, with protein MAKPRSSADAAGNGNGAVDAEAKLNYFQKLWRYRHYLVIEPFFFFYFMASVFNAVAMQNFPLDKACRVNLGYNKLVCDTMLDKSELGIECDDFDFENTTQGATPDLAGLVIGATGFNYTVCKAELEAQILAADVSGKRAPMAAIFPLIVLLFAGGWADRYNKRKPCMIMPIIGEALSFTCQIISSIFFESLPMEFGAYCEAIVPALFGGLTFCLMAIYSYITIATPEEDRVFRFGIFAMFVTGVPFIGQPISGVLFTTLGYTWSFASAIAFQLIAIFYIIFFIKEVKTTPTTSTTANEPPPLPTTLPPKQQGADNMAYETTNLEELQGNKNVNFQLTPQMEPKVEVVPPKRSLLKELFDPTLVLDCIRFPLIKRPNNGRMLLILLLCAYFLTVGPTSGENDYWYRFTLKKLAWNGNDFSIYLTLSSGAALVGTFIGTAILSKLLKVSDSMIGMLSALSIVCSRVLFAFSSSTASFYVAGVVDMFVSLRVIAIKTIGSSIVAGDELSKMYSIFGISEPIAQFIFPPIFSEIYKSTVDSFPGAIWLFGEIFYIPNVLVFVVCYFLLRRRKANEEKSVVEMEQNGGANGGNRANVVPDSEITSL; from the exons atggcaaagccAAGGTCGTCGGCGGATGCGGctggaaatggcaatggagcAGTGGATGCAGAGGCCAAGCTCAACTATTTCCAGAAACTATGGCGCTATCGCCACTATCTGGTCATCGAgcccttcttctttttctactTCATGGCCTCCGTGTTCAATGCGGTGGCCATGCAGAATTTCCCACTGGACAAGGCGTGTCGCGTGAATCTGGGCTACAACAAGCTCGTCTGCGACACGATGCTGGACAAATCGGAGCTGGGCATCGAGTGCGATGACTTCGACTTCGAGAACACCACACAGGGCGCCACGCCGGATCTCGCTGGCCTGGTCATCGGAGCCACTGGCTTTAACTACACCGTGTGCAAGGCGGAACTGGAGGCACAGATCCTGGCGGCAGATGTCTCCGGGAAACGAGCTCCCATGG cTGCCATTTTCCCGCTGATTGTCTTACTTTTTGCTGGAGGATGGGCAGATCGGTACAACAAACGAAAGCCCTGCATGATAATGCCAATTATCGGAGAGGCATTATCTTTCACAT GCCAGATTATCTCATCGATTTTCTTCGAATCGCTGCCCATGGAGTTTGGCGCCTACTGTGAGGCGATAGTTCCAGCTCTGTTCGGAGGATTAACCTTCTGTCTGATGGCAATCTATAGCTACATCACCATAGCCACGCCGGAGGAGGATCGTGTGTTCCGTTTCGGCATCTTTGCCATGTTCGTCACTGGAGTTCCGTTTATAGGACAACCGATTAGTGGAGTTCTCTTCACAACTTTGGGCTACACAT GGTCCTTTGCCTCCGCCATTGCCTTCCAGCTGATTGCGatattttacataattttcttcataaaagAGGTGAagaccacgcccaccaccagcaccactgCGAATGAGCCACCACCACTGCCCACCACCCTGCCGCCCAAGCAGCAGGGAGCCGACAATATGGCCTACGAGACCACCAAtttggaggagctgcagggCAACAAGAACGTCAACTTCCAGCTAACGCCGCAGATGGAGCCAAAAGTGGAGGTGGTGCCGCCAAAGCGCTCGCTCTTGAAGGAACTCTTCGATCCCACCCTGGTGCTGGACTGCATCCGTTTTCCGCTGATCAAGCGACCCAACAACGGCAG AAtgctgctgatcctgctgTTGTGTGCCTACTTCCTGACCGTGGGCCCCACTTCCGGTGAGAACGACTATTGGTATCGCTTCACGCTGAAGAAGCTCGCCTGGAACGGCAACGACTTCAGTATCTACCTCACCCTGTCCAGTGGCGCTGCACTGGTGGGCACCTTCATTGGCACTGCCATTTTGAGCAAGCTACTCAAGGTCTCCGACTCCATGATTGGCATGCTCTCCGCCTTGTCCATTGTCTGCTCCCGAGTTCTTTTC GCCTTCTCCAGCAGCACTGCCTCGTTTTACGTGGCTGGTGTGGTGGACATGTTCGTCAGTCTGCGAGTGATTGCCATCAAGACCATCGGTTCGAGCATTGTGGCTGGCGATGAGCTGA GCAAAATGTACTCCATCTTTGGCATCAGTGAGCCAATTGCCCAATTCATTTTCCCGCCAATCTTCAGTGAGATTTACAAGAGCACGGTGGATTCCTTCCCAGGTGCCATTTGGCTCTTCGGCGAAATCTTCTACATACCCAATGTCTTGGTCTTCGT TGTGTGCTACTTCCTGCTGCGACGTCGAAAGGCCAACGAGGAGAAGAGCGTAGTGGAAATGGAGCAGAATGGTGGAGCAAATGGTGGCAATCGGGCAAACGTGGTGCCCGATAGCGAAATAACTAGTCTGTAA
- the LOC6728110 gene encoding DNA-directed RNA polymerase II subunit RPB9 yields the protein MTTAFDAAHTEGPGFVGIRFCQECNNMLYPKEDKENKILLYACRNCDYKQEADSNCIYVNKIMHEIDELTHIVPDVISDPTLPRTEDHACPKCSHREAVFFQAQTRRAEEEMRLYYVCTNQNCTHRWTE from the coding sequence ATGACGACTGCCTTTGATGCCGCTCACACGGAGGGACCGGGATTCGTCGGCATTCGGTTCTGCCAGGAGTGCAACAACATGCTGTACCCCAAGGAGGACAAGGAGAACAAGATTCTGCTGTACGCCTGCCGGAATTGCGATTACAAGCAGGAGGCGGACTCCAACTGCATCTACGTGAACAAAATTATGCACGAGATCGACGAGCTGACCCACATTGTGCCCGACGTGATCTCCGATCCCACGCTGCCGCGCACCGAAGACCACGCTTGTCCTAAGTGCTCCCATCGGGAGGCGGTCTTCTTCCAGGCGCAAACCCGTCGCGCCGAAGAGGAGATGCGACTGTACTACGTGTGCACCAACCAGAACTGCACCCACCGATGGACGGAGTAG